Proteins from a genomic interval of Asticcacaulis sp. AND118:
- a CDS encoding ImuA family protein: protein MARNTRPQFQALRARFGGGHPRDRSVLPFGIDDIDQKLPGGGLVRGALHEVAGGANGAVDGAAAAAFAAGVAARTGGRVLWCFGQPNIFPPALAQCGLTSDRVVFFECREEAAILRCFEDALRHGGLSAVVGEIGHLSLKASQRLQFAAETSGTMGIAVRRWRRQTEARDFGTPTAATTRWRVTEIEAETLPVRGVGQGRWLLELMRARGGECADFEIEAFDNAQGHLCLPPYLAHRPVAPVAEGRRAAS from the coding sequence ATGGCTCGCAACACTCGCCCCCAGTTCCAGGCGCTCAGAGCCCGCTTTGGCGGAGGACATCCGCGCGACCGATCGGTTCTACCCTTCGGAATCGACGATATCGATCAAAAGCTACCCGGCGGCGGGTTGGTCCGCGGCGCTTTGCACGAGGTGGCCGGCGGCGCCAATGGCGCGGTTGATGGGGCCGCCGCCGCTGCCTTTGCCGCGGGCGTAGCGGCACGAACAGGGGGGCGGGTGCTTTGGTGCTTTGGGCAGCCGAATATTTTCCCGCCCGCGCTGGCGCAGTGCGGCTTAACGTCTGATCGTGTTGTGTTTTTCGAGTGCCGGGAGGAGGCCGCCATATTGCGATGTTTCGAGGATGCGCTTCGACATGGCGGGCTGAGCGCCGTGGTCGGAGAGATCGGCCATCTGAGCCTGAAAGCGTCGCAACGCCTCCAGTTTGCGGCCGAGACGTCCGGCACCATGGGCATTGCTGTGCGCCGGTGGCGGCGGCAGACCGAGGCGCGGGATTTCGGGACCCCAACGGCGGCTACGACGCGCTGGCGGGTGACGGAGATAGAGGCCGAGACCCTGCCGGTGCGTGGCGTCGGCCAAGGGCGCTGGTTGCTGGAATTGATGCGGGCGCGCGGAGGAGAATGCGCCGACTTTGAAATAGAGGCGTTCGACAATGCACAGGGTCATCTCTGTCTACCTCCCTACCTGGCCCACAGACCGGTTGCGCCGGTTGCCGAAGGGCGCCGCGCCGCCTCATGA